Proteins found in one Luteimonas chenhongjianii genomic segment:
- a CDS encoding DUF493 family protein: MDITSDNPEHGFQFPGTFEITAMGAADAGLETEIPRLLIAAGIAVLDETVTTRASSGGKYVSIKLHIRADSREQYDAAHVALRGHPEVKWTL, from the coding sequence ATGGACATCACCTCCGACAATCCCGAACACGGCTTCCAGTTTCCCGGCACCTTCGAGATCACCGCCATGGGCGCGGCCGACGCCGGACTCGAGACCGAAATCCCGCGCCTGCTGATTGCCGCAGGCATCGCGGTGCTCGACGAGACCGTGACCACTCGCGCCTCGAGCGGCGGCAAGTACGTGTCGATCAAGCTGCACATCCGTGCCGACTCGCGCGAACAGTACGACGCGGCGCACGTGGCGCTGCGCGGGCATCCCGAAGTGAAGTGGACGCTCTGA
- a CDS encoding septal ring lytic transglycosylase RlpA family protein, whose protein sequence is MIRWLLPLSALLLLAGCAGGNKRAAGPAGKETVGAPKHSTQAHRPASAGQRRVSPYAPAQEDPNTRGHYTAGGLYRPGVPDSLPAYLPDVDAIPEPEVVDLPRSPVGNRSPYQVLGKSYTVLDDHSEFAETGTASYYGAKFHGRLTSNREVYDMYAFTAAHKSLPLPSFARVTNLDTGKSVVVRVNDRGPFHEGRVVDLSYAAAVKIGIHPAGTGRVEVRALTPGENARHGYDAVATASPGVAPAARAAAPARTHAAPVVASPAASAIDAIVETLPIASARAGERPAPAPQADPANGRFNMYQNGRIMTADDFDAWLAARGVKIENGRQVPLHPQPETAQTAPAASAATPVAPAAAPGPTAPVAAAGDVTLQVAAFGARANAERALATLQGAGIAAAQLSDGTAAGKPVWRLRVGPVAAAQVAEMSSRVARLGFGAPSVVRD, encoded by the coding sequence GTGATCCGATGGCTGCTGCCGCTGTCGGCGCTGTTGCTGCTTGCCGGTTGTGCCGGCGGCAACAAGCGCGCGGCGGGACCAGCCGGAAAGGAGACGGTCGGCGCGCCGAAGCACTCCACCCAGGCGCATCGACCGGCATCCGCAGGCCAGCGCCGCGTGTCGCCGTATGCGCCGGCGCAGGAGGATCCCAACACCCGCGGCCACTACACCGCCGGTGGTCTGTACCGCCCGGGTGTGCCCGACAGCCTGCCGGCCTACCTGCCCGACGTGGATGCGATCCCCGAGCCGGAAGTCGTCGACCTGCCGCGCTCGCCGGTCGGCAACCGCAGTCCCTACCAGGTGCTGGGCAAGAGCTACACCGTGCTCGACGACCACAGCGAGTTCGCGGAGACCGGCACTGCGTCCTACTACGGCGCCAAATTCCACGGCCGGCTGACCTCCAATCGCGAGGTCTACGACATGTACGCCTTCACCGCCGCGCACAAATCGTTGCCGTTGCCGAGCTTCGCCCGGGTGACCAACCTCGATACCGGAAAATCCGTGGTCGTGCGCGTCAATGACCGCGGGCCCTTCCATGAAGGCCGGGTGGTCGACCTGAGCTATGCCGCCGCGGTGAAGATCGGCATCCATCCGGCGGGCACCGGGCGCGTCGAAGTGCGCGCACTGACGCCCGGCGAGAACGCGCGCCACGGCTACGATGCGGTCGCCACCGCCTCGCCCGGCGTGGCGCCGGCGGCCCGCGCCGCGGCCCCGGCCCGGACGCATGCGGCCCCGGTCGTTGCCTCGCCGGCGGCCAGCGCCATCGACGCAATCGTCGAGACCCTGCCGATCGCCAGCGCGCGTGCCGGCGAGCGGCCCGCGCCGGCGCCCCAGGCCGACCCCGCGAACGGTCGCTTCAACATGTACCAGAACGGCCGGATCATGACGGCCGACGACTTCGACGCCTGGCTCGCCGCGCGCGGCGTCAAGATCGAGAACGGTCGCCAGGTGCCGTTGCATCCGCAGCCCGAGACCGCGCAGACCGCGCCGGCCGCATCCGCGGCGACACCGGTCGCGCCCGCCGCGGCGCCGGGTCCGACCGCGCCGGTCGCCGCTGCAGGCGATGTCACCCTCCAGGTCGCTGCATTCGGTGCGCGCGCCAATGCCGAGCGCGCGCTGGCCACGCTGCAGGGCGCCGGCATCGCCGCGGCGCAGCTCTCCGACGGCACCGCCGCCGGCAAGCCGGTCTGGCGCCTGCGCGTGGGGCCGGTCGCGGCCGCCCAGGTCGCCGAAATGTCCTCGCGCGTTGCCCGTCTGGGCTTCGGCGCGCCGTCCGTCGTTCGCGACTGA
- a CDS encoding BLUF domain-containing protein, with protein MIRQLLYRSGQLCEFTGSDMAGLLRRARDFNAGRGIGGMLLFHDGLFMQVLEGPAAAVDALYARIAADVRHCEVRLLVRTERAAALLPGVPMAWAETPPDGDAPVFPRLENDRRALDLLARAGGDRIATAMRGFLQGAAVPEGGLGCARVAERVL; from the coding sequence ATGATCCGCCAGCTGCTCTATCGCAGCGGGCAGCTGTGCGAGTTCACCGGGTCCGATATGGCCGGCCTGCTGCGGCGCGCGCGTGATTTCAATGCGGGCCGAGGCATCGGCGGCATGCTGCTGTTCCACGACGGACTGTTCATGCAGGTGCTCGAGGGGCCGGCTGCGGCCGTGGATGCCCTGTATGCCCGCATCGCCGCCGACGTGCGCCACTGCGAGGTGCGGTTGCTGGTCCGCACCGAGCGCGCGGCGGCGCTGTTGCCGGGGGTGCCGATGGCCTGGGCGGAGACCCCGCCCGACGGCGATGCGCCGGTATTTCCGCGGCTGGAGAACGACCGCCGCGCCCTCGACCTGCTGGCGCGCGCTGGCGGCGACCGTATCGCCACCGCGATGCGCGGATTCCTGCAGGGTGCCGCGGTGCCCGAGGGCGGGCTGGGCTGTGCCCGGGTCGCGGAGCGGGTGCTGTGA
- the lipB gene encoding lipoyl(octanoyl) transferase LipB codes for MCPGRGAGAVSRAPAIVRLLERQPYVPVWRAMQRFTDARDAQTTDELWVVEHEPVFTLGQAGKPEHVLAPGDIPVVQVDRGGQVTYHGPGQLVVYPLLDLVRLGIGVRDYVCRIEQAIIDTLGDWNIEAVRRDGAPGVYVNEAKIAALGIRVRRGRTFHGLAFNLAMDLEPFRRINPCGYADLQVVSLADLGGPSSPAAVTPALLGHLAAQFGLALDSGPAPPLPGTE; via the coding sequence CTGTGCCCGGGTCGCGGAGCGGGTGCTGTGAGTCGCGCGCCGGCCATCGTGCGCCTGCTCGAACGGCAGCCCTACGTGCCGGTCTGGCGCGCGATGCAGCGCTTCACCGATGCGCGCGATGCGCAGACCACCGACGAGCTGTGGGTGGTGGAGCACGAACCGGTCTTCACCCTCGGCCAGGCAGGCAAGCCCGAGCACGTCCTGGCCCCGGGCGACATCCCGGTGGTGCAGGTCGATCGCGGGGGACAGGTCACCTATCACGGGCCCGGCCAGCTCGTCGTCTATCCACTGCTCGACCTGGTGCGGCTCGGGATCGGGGTGCGCGATTACGTGTGCCGGATCGAGCAGGCCATCATCGACACGCTCGGCGACTGGAACATCGAGGCTGTGCGCCGCGACGGCGCGCCCGGGGTCTATGTCAACGAGGCCAAGATCGCCGCGCTCGGCATCCGCGTGCGGCGGGGACGCACGTTCCACGGCCTGGCCTTCAATCTCGCGATGGATCTCGAACCGTTCCGGCGCATCAATCCCTGTGGCTATGCCGACCTGCAGGTCGTCTCGCTTGCCGATCTCGGCGGGCCGTCGTCGCCGGCGGCGGTCACACCCGCGCTGCTCGGCCACCTCGCTGCGCAGTTCGGCCTGGCGCTCGACAGCGGTCCGGCGCCGCCGCTGCCGGGCACTGAATGA
- a CDS encoding D-alanyl-D-alanine carboxypeptidase family protein encodes MKVSVVVSRMLLVAAATAMVGIAVAQDPAPRPQPAATPAAAAPAASDDLPTPPPPAITGTAWILMDYATGQMLAGHNPDERVEPASITKVMTSYVIAAELAAGKIKPDDQVLMSENAWRKGGAGTDGSYSGFPVNQTAPLLDMEIGMVVQSGNDAAIALAEHVAGSEEAFAQLMNAYAARIGMKNSQFENATGLSGPEHYSTARDLAILGRAMVRDFPEEYAHNKIKEFTVGPITQHNRNRLLWRDDSVDGIKTGHHSGAGYCLMASAQRGDQRLISVVMGSTSEAQRATDSLALLNWGFRFFETHAVYDAEKSVATQKVWKGKTDEVQLGVAEPMLVSMPRGKYAQLKPSMDIPQTIIAPIEKGQQIGTVRVMLDDEVVAERPLVALEAVEEAGFFKRLWHEFLMWWNA; translated from the coding sequence ATGAAAGTGTCCGTAGTCGTTTCGCGCATGCTGCTGGTGGCCGCGGCCACCGCGATGGTCGGCATCGCCGTCGCCCAGGATCCCGCGCCCAGGCCGCAGCCGGCAGCCACGCCGGCGGCCGCCGCGCCCGCGGCTAGCGACGACCTGCCGACCCCGCCGCCGCCCGCGATCACCGGCACCGCCTGGATCCTGATGGATTACGCGACCGGCCAGATGCTGGCGGGCCACAATCCCGATGAGCGCGTCGAGCCGGCCAGCATCACCAAGGTGATGACCAGCTACGTGATCGCCGCCGAACTCGCCGCCGGCAAGATCAAGCCCGACGACCAGGTGCTGATGAGCGAGAACGCCTGGCGCAAGGGCGGCGCCGGCACCGATGGCAGTTACAGCGGTTTTCCGGTCAACCAGACCGCGCCGCTGCTGGACATGGAAATCGGCATGGTCGTGCAGTCGGGCAACGACGCCGCGATCGCGCTGGCCGAGCACGTCGCCGGCAGCGAGGAAGCCTTCGCCCAGCTGATGAATGCCTACGCCGCGCGCATCGGCATGAAGAACAGCCAATTCGAGAACGCGACCGGTCTTTCAGGCCCCGAGCACTATTCGACCGCGCGCGACCTGGCGATCCTCGGCCGCGCGATGGTGCGCGACTTCCCCGAGGAGTACGCGCACAACAAGATCAAGGAATTCACCGTCGGGCCGATCACCCAGCACAACCGCAACCGCCTGCTGTGGCGCGACGATTCCGTCGACGGCATCAAGACCGGCCACCACAGTGGCGCCGGCTATTGCCTGATGGCCTCGGCCCAGCGCGGCGACCAGCGTCTGATCTCGGTGGTCATGGGTTCGACCAGCGAGGCGCAGCGCGCCACCGATTCGCTGGCGCTGCTCAACTGGGGCTTCCGCTTCTTCGAGACCCATGCCGTCTATGACGCGGAAAAGTCGGTTGCGACGCAGAAGGTCTGGAAGGGCAAGACCGACGAAGTGCAGCTGGGTGTCGCCGAGCCGATGCTGGTGTCGATGCCGCGCGGCAAGTACGCGCAGCTCAAGCCGTCGATGGACATTCCGCAGACGATCATCGCGCCGATCGAGAAGGGCCAGCAGATCGGCACCGTGCGCGTGATGCTCGACGACGAGGTGGTTGCCGAGCGCCCGCTGGTGGCGCTCGAGGCGGTCGAGGAAGCCGGTTTCTTCAAGCGCCTGTGGCACGAGTTCCTGATGTGGTGGAACGCCTGA
- the lipA gene encoding lipoyl synthase: MTQTADKSIPLQVVSAPPAAPLQTGVKQVAGDKIARSPVQFAEAPVLRKPSWIRVRIPSNGAVAALKAKLRENRLVTVCEEASCPNIHECFGHGTATFMILGEVCTRRCSFCDVAHGRPKPPDAAEPLKLAATIADMGLKYVVITSVDRDDLRDGGAQHFVDCIREVRAQSPAIRIEILTPDFRGKGRMERALEILRSDPPDVFNHNVETVPDLYRNVRPGADYQWSLDLLKKFKAQHPGVPTKSGIMLGLGETMEQVQGTLRDLRAHDVEMVTIGQYLQPSSHHHPVLRYWTPEEFKALEDFGMALGFQHVASGPLVRSSYHADRQAMEAGVAA, from the coding sequence ATGACCCAGACTGCCGACAAATCGATTCCGCTGCAGGTGGTGTCCGCACCGCCGGCCGCTCCGTTGCAGACCGGCGTCAAGCAGGTCGCGGGCGACAAGATCGCGCGCTCGCCGGTGCAGTTCGCGGAGGCACCGGTGCTGCGCAAGCCATCGTGGATCCGCGTGCGCATTCCATCCAACGGCGCGGTCGCGGCGCTGAAGGCCAAGCTGCGCGAGAACCGCCTGGTCACGGTCTGCGAAGAAGCCAGCTGCCCGAACATCCACGAGTGCTTCGGCCACGGCACCGCCACCTTCATGATCCTCGGCGAGGTCTGCACCCGCCGCTGCTCGTTCTGCGACGTCGCCCACGGCCGGCCGAAGCCGCCCGATGCCGCCGAGCCGCTGAAGCTTGCGGCGACGATCGCCGACATGGGCCTGAAATACGTCGTGATCACCTCGGTCGACCGCGATGACCTGCGCGACGGCGGCGCCCAGCATTTTGTCGACTGCATCCGCGAGGTGCGCGCGCAGTCGCCGGCCATCCGCATCGAGATCCTCACGCCGGACTTCCGCGGCAAGGGCCGGATGGAGCGCGCGTTGGAGATCCTCAGGTCCGATCCGCCCGACGTGTTCAACCACAACGTCGAGACGGTGCCCGATCTCTACCGCAACGTGCGCCCGGGCGCGGACTACCAGTGGTCGCTCGACCTGCTGAAGAAGTTCAAGGCCCAGCATCCGGGCGTGCCGACCAAGTCCGGCATCATGCTCGGCCTCGGCGAGACCATGGAGCAGGTGCAGGGCACCCTGCGCGACCTGCGCGCGCACGACGTCGAAATGGTCACGATCGGCCAGTACCTGCAGCCCTCGTCCCACCATCACCCGGTGCTGCGCTACTGGACTCCCGAGGAGTTCAAGGCGCTCGAGGACTTCGGCATGGCGCTCGGCTTCCAGCACGTGGCCTCCGGCCCGCTGGTGCGTTCGTCGTACCACGCCGACCGCCAGGCGATGGAAGCCGGCGTCGCTGCCTGA